A single genomic interval of Alphaproteobacteria bacterium harbors:
- a CDS encoding DM13 domain-containing protein: protein MIRSTFAVLALAGATALAGCMQSGNGGNGGTAAATDAAATTAAASGLETARGSFQGQSGHTTTGSASVFWTGSQWVVALSSDFSQDDAPDPVVGLGVNGAYDPAAKLGPLQAMQGAQVYPLPAGLDIGDYLEVYIWCEEFAVPLGVAPLTLL from the coding sequence ATGATCCGGTCGACCTTCGCAGTGCTGGCGCTCGCCGGTGCAACCGCGCTGGCGGGCTGCATGCAGTCCGGCAACGGCGGCAACGGCGGAACCGCGGCGGCGACGGATGCCGCGGCGACGACGGCGGCAGCGAGCGGCCTGGAAACCGCACGCGGCAGTTTCCAGGGCCAGAGCGGCCACACCACCACCGGCAGTGCCAGCGTGTTCTGGACCGGTTCGCAATGGGTGGTGGCGCTCAGCAGCGACTTCAGCCAGGACGACGCGCCCGACCCGGTGGTCGGCCTCGGCGTCAACGGCGCCTACGACCCGGCCGCAAAGCTCGGTCCGCTGCAGGCGATGCAGGGCGCGCAGGTCTATCCCCTGCCCGCCGGCCTCGACATCGGCGACTATCTCGAGGTCTACATCTGGTGCGAGGAGTTCGCCGTACCGCTCGGCGTCGCGCCGCTGACCTTGCTCTGA
- a CDS encoding AMP-dependent synthetase/ligase, whose product MQLADYRAIDNLASMFFDEADRRGDAPFLWAKNGNGYAPRSWRGVAGHAAALAQSLRDLGVVAGDRVVIGSENRPEWVIADEAILAIGAIPVPVYTTYTVADHNHVLADSGAVAAIASTQTLTRRLAEAAKGTDCRILVSIDAPDLKSNIQVVDWADVAAADGDIAQARAWASAQPRAGTSAIIYTSGTGGKPKGVMLSHGAILCNIMGAFNLLNELGLDEEVFLSFLPLSHSYEHAAGLHFPVSIGAQVYYAEGIDKLSTNMTEARPTIMTAVPRLYETMRSRILRGVEKTGGMKAKLFEKALDIGTRRYHAPGSLGLGDRLVDPLLDRLVRNKVRDRFGGRLKAFVSGGAPLNPDVGVFFLALGVRVLQGYGQTESGPVVSCNRPSKIKMHTVGPAFPDVEVKIAPDGEILIRGELVMQGYWNIPDLTAETVKDGWLHTGDIGLIDEDGYIQITDRKKDIIVNSGGDNISPQRVEGILCLRPEIAQAMVYGDKRPYLVALVVPDPEWAKGWAKEHGKPADAATLNADPDFRAAIAAAVRAGEAELSPIERVRQFALADEPFTVDNGILTPSLKVKRHVLRELYGERLNALYGRGKD is encoded by the coding sequence ATGCAGTTAGCGGACTATAGGGCGATCGACAATCTCGCCTCGATGTTTTTCGACGAGGCCGACCGCCGCGGCGATGCCCCCTTCCTGTGGGCGAAGAACGGCAACGGCTACGCGCCCCGAAGCTGGCGCGGCGTCGCCGGACATGCCGCAGCGCTGGCCCAGTCGCTGCGCGACCTCGGGGTCGTCGCCGGCGACCGGGTGGTGATCGGCTCGGAGAACCGGCCGGAGTGGGTGATCGCCGACGAGGCGATCCTCGCCATCGGCGCGATCCCGGTGCCGGTCTATACGACCTATACCGTCGCCGACCACAATCACGTGCTGGCCGACAGCGGCGCGGTCGCGGCGATCGCCTCGACCCAGACCCTGACCCGGCGGCTGGCCGAGGCGGCGAAGGGCACCGACTGCCGCATCCTGGTCAGCATCGATGCACCGGACCTCAAGTCCAACATCCAGGTCGTCGACTGGGCCGACGTCGCCGCTGCCGACGGCGACATTGCCCAGGCCCGCGCCTGGGCGTCGGCGCAGCCGCGCGCCGGGACCAGCGCGATCATCTATACCTCCGGCACCGGCGGCAAGCCGAAGGGCGTGATGCTCAGCCACGGCGCGATCCTGTGCAACATCATGGGCGCGTTCAACCTGCTGAACGAACTTGGCCTCGACGAGGAAGTATTCCTCTCGTTCCTGCCGCTGTCGCACAGCTACGAACACGCCGCCGGGCTGCACTTCCCGGTCTCGATCGGCGCCCAGGTCTATTACGCGGAAGGGATCGACAAGCTCTCGACCAACATGACCGAGGCGCGCCCGACCATCATGACGGCGGTGCCGCGGCTGTACGAGACCATGCGCAGCCGCATCCTGCGCGGGGTCGAGAAGACCGGCGGGATGAAGGCGAAGCTGTTCGAGAAGGCGCTCGACATCGGCACCCGTCGCTACCATGCGCCGGGCTCGCTCGGTCTGGGCGACCGGCTGGTCGACCCGCTGCTCGACCGGCTGGTCCGCAACAAGGTCCGCGACCGGTTCGGCGGACGGCTGAAGGCGTTCGTCTCCGGCGGTGCGCCACTCAACCCCGACGTCGGCGTGTTCTTCCTGGCGCTGGGCGTGCGCGTGCTGCAGGGCTATGGCCAGACCGAGAGCGGGCCGGTCGTCTCCTGCAACCGGCCGAGCAAGATCAAGATGCACACGGTCGGCCCGGCCTTTCCCGACGTCGAGGTGAAGATCGCGCCCGACGGCGAGATCCTGATCCGCGGCGAGCTGGTCATGCAGGGCTACTGGAACATCCCCGACCTGACCGCCGAGACCGTGAAGGACGGCTGGCTGCACACCGGCGACATCGGCCTGATCGACGAGGACGGCTACATCCAGATCACCGACCGCAAGAAGGACATCATCGTCAACTCGGGCGGCGACAACATCTCGCCGCAGCGGGTGGAAGGTATCCTGTGCCTGCGGCCGGAGATCGCACAGGCGATGGTCTATGGCGACAAGCGGCCCTACCTGGTTGCCCTGGTCGTGCCCGACCCGGAATGGGCCAAGGGCTGGGCGAAGGAGCACGGCAAGCCGGCCGACGCCGCGACGCTCAACGCCGACCCGGATTTCCGCGCCGCGATCGCCGCGGCGGTGCGGGCCGGCGAAGCAGAGCTGTCGCCGATCGAGCGCGTGCGCCAGTTCGCGCTGGCCGACGAGCCCTTCACCGTCGACAACGGCATCCTGACCCCGTCGCTGAAGGTGAAGCGCCACGTGCTGCGCGAACTCTACGGCGAACGGCTGAACGCGCTCTACGGCCGCGGCAAGGACTGA
- a CDS encoding M3 family oligoendopeptidase gives MLPRWDLSALFASIDDPAIGAALDKALADAEAFAGTYKDKLAGLDGAALGRAIAAYEAIDEALSRVLSYADLEQALDALDPKIARFVQGVRERVNKITTHLLFFTLELNRIDDAVFAAQLRDPAAAHYRSWLDDVRAFRPHQLADDLERLLHDKAIAGRAAWNRLFDETMAALRFTVGGKTLTSAEALHLLSDSDGKVRGAAAHEIARVLNDNIRLLSLVTNTLAKDKAIEDEWRSFARPVSSRNLANQVEDEVVDALVAAVRAAFPRIAHRYYTMKAGWLGVDRMAYWDRNAPLPDVDDRTIPWTDARDTVLGAYAGFAPQMADIARRFFDSGWIDAPVGPAKASGAFAHPTVPSAHPFVLLNYLGKTRDVMTLAHELGHGVHQVLAAGQGHLLSQTPLTLAETASVFGEMLTFRAMLNAETDAGRRKAMLAGKVEDMINTVVRQIAFYEFERRVHDERREGELTPERLGQIWMGVQTESLGPAFDFDPEYNVYWSYIPHFVHSPFYVYAYAFGDCLVNSLYAVYQQGADGFAEKYFAMLRAGGTLRHKELLAPFGLDASDPAFWDKGLAVVEGLIDELAALD, from the coding sequence ATGCTGCCAAGATGGGACTTGAGCGCCCTGTTCGCCAGCATCGACGACCCGGCGATCGGTGCGGCGCTCGACAAGGCGCTGGCCGATGCCGAGGCCTTTGCCGGCACCTACAAGGACAAGCTGGCCGGCCTCGACGGTGCGGCGCTGGGCCGGGCGATCGCCGCCTACGAGGCGATCGACGAGGCGCTGTCGCGGGTGCTGAGCTATGCCGACCTGGAGCAGGCGCTGGACGCGCTCGACCCCAAGATCGCCCGCTTCGTGCAGGGCGTGCGCGAGCGGGTCAACAAGATCACCACGCACCTGCTGTTCTTCACGCTGGAGCTGAACCGGATCGACGATGCCGTGTTCGCCGCACAGCTGCGGGACCCGGCCGCCGCGCACTACCGGTCTTGGCTGGACGACGTGCGCGCGTTCCGGCCGCACCAGCTGGCCGACGACCTGGAGCGCCTGCTGCACGACAAGGCGATCGCGGGCCGCGCCGCCTGGAACCGGCTGTTCGACGAGACCATGGCCGCGCTTCGCTTCACGGTGGGCGGCAAGACGCTGACCAGCGCCGAGGCGCTGCACCTGCTGTCGGATAGCGACGGCAAGGTGCGCGGCGCTGCCGCACACGAGATCGCGCGGGTGCTGAACGACAATATCCGCCTGCTTTCGCTGGTCACCAACACGCTGGCGAAGGACAAGGCGATCGAGGACGAGTGGCGCAGTTTCGCGCGCCCGGTGTCCAGCCGCAACCTGGCCAACCAGGTCGAGGACGAGGTGGTCGACGCGCTGGTCGCCGCCGTCCGCGCCGCCTTCCCGCGCATCGCGCACCGCTACTACACGATGAAAGCCGGCTGGCTGGGCGTCGACCGGATGGCCTACTGGGACCGCAACGCCCCGTTGCCCGACGTCGACGACCGCACGATCCCGTGGACCGACGCGCGCGACACGGTACTGGGCGCCTATGCCGGCTTCGCCCCGCAGATGGCGGACATCGCCCGGCGCTTCTTCGACAGCGGCTGGATCGACGCGCCGGTCGGTCCGGCCAAGGCGTCGGGTGCCTTCGCCCATCCGACCGTGCCGTCGGCGCATCCGTTCGTGCTGTTGAACTACCTGGGCAAGACGCGGGACGTGATGACGCTGGCGCACGAGCTCGGCCACGGCGTGCACCAGGTGCTGGCCGCCGGCCAGGGCCACCTGCTGTCGCAGACGCCGCTGACGCTGGCCGAGACCGCCAGCGTGTTCGGCGAGATGCTGACCTTCCGCGCCATGCTGAACGCGGAGACCGACGCCGGCCGCCGCAAGGCGATGCTGGCCGGCAAGGTGGAGGACATGATCAACACCGTCGTCCGCCAGATCGCCTTCTACGAGTTCGAGCGGCGGGTCCACGACGAGCGGCGCGAGGGCGAGCTGACGCCGGAGCGGCTGGGCCAGATCTGGATGGGCGTGCAGACCGAAAGCCTGGGCCCGGCCTTCGACTTCGATCCCGAATATAACGTCTACTGGTCGTACATCCCCCACTTCGTGCATTCGCCGTTCTACGTCTACGCCTATGCCTTCGGCGACTGCCTGGTGAACTCGCTCTATGCGGTCTATCAGCAGGGCGCCGACGGCTTCGCCGAGAAGTATTTCGCCATGCTCAGGGCCGGCGGCACGCTGCGGCACAAGGAGCTGCTGGCGCCGTTCGGCCTCGACGCATCCGACCCCGCCTTCTGGGACAAGGGCCTGGCCGTGGTCGAGGGGCTGATCGACGAACTGGCGGCGCTGGACTGA
- a CDS encoding sugar ABC transporter ATP-binding protein: MTEPPLLELSGITKIYPGVVALDDVSFALGAGEVVGLIGENGAGKSTLMKVLGGVVAPSAGRIRIGGVEWAGLTVQQSMAAGIAFVHQELNLFDNLDVAANVFLGRELRRGVLGLVDNAAMAAAVQPILARLGATFRPDTPVQRLSLAERQLLEIAKALSLDARIVIMDEPTSSLTIAETKRLLAVIADLKAHGIAVIFISHRLNEVEECADRVVVLRDGRVAGALSRGEIAHDTMIRLMIGRDLKALYDPPRVARGDPVLQIQGLRTQANPHAAVDLDVHAGEILGLAGLVGAGRTELARAAFGIDPSRGGAIVLGGRRLAGHSPDEAIAAGLFLVPEDRKQSGLVLDFTIMANIALPDLPSLARGGLVQRRLERERADAQRKRLAIKTPDVLRLANELSGGNQQKIVLAKWLAMAPKAIIFDEPTRGIDVGAKTEIYRLMRGLADAGVAVLMISSDMEEVIGVSDRIAVMHSGAIAGELARGDFSEHNVLTLAVGNGPAPGARAAAMAGG, from the coding sequence ATGACCGAACCGCCTTTGCTGGAACTGTCCGGGATCACCAAGATCTATCCCGGCGTCGTTGCGCTGGACGACGTCTCCTTCGCGCTCGGCGCCGGTGAGGTCGTCGGCCTGATCGGCGAGAACGGCGCCGGCAAGTCGACGCTGATGAAGGTGCTGGGCGGCGTGGTGGCGCCGTCGGCCGGCCGCATCCGCATTGGCGGGGTCGAGTGGGCCGGACTGACCGTGCAGCAGTCGATGGCGGCCGGCATCGCCTTCGTCCACCAGGAACTCAACCTGTTCGACAACCTGGACGTCGCCGCCAACGTTTTTCTCGGCCGTGAGCTGCGCAGGGGCGTGCTCGGCCTGGTCGACAATGCGGCGATGGCGGCCGCGGTACAGCCGATCCTGGCGCGCCTGGGCGCCACATTCCGGCCCGACACGCCGGTGCAGCGGCTCTCGCTGGCCGAACGCCAGCTGCTGGAGATCGCCAAGGCGCTGTCGCTCGACGCCCGCATCGTGATCATGGACGAGCCGACCTCCAGCCTGACCATCGCCGAGACTAAGCGGCTGCTGGCGGTGATCGCCGACCTGAAGGCGCACGGCATCGCGGTGATCTTCATTTCGCACCGGCTCAACGAGGTGGAGGAATGCGCCGACCGCGTGGTCGTGCTGCGCGACGGCCGTGTCGCCGGCGCGCTGAGCCGCGGCGAGATCGCGCACGACACCATGATCCGGCTGATGATCGGACGCGATCTGAAGGCGCTATACGACCCGCCCCGGGTCGCACGCGGCGATCCGGTGCTGCAGATCCAGGGGCTGCGCACCCAGGCTAACCCGCATGCGGCGGTCGACCTCGACGTCCACGCCGGCGAGATCCTGGGGCTGGCCGGGCTGGTCGGCGCCGGGCGCACCGAGCTGGCGCGCGCCGCCTTCGGCATCGACCCTTCGCGCGGCGGCGCCATCGTGCTCGGCGGCCGGCGGCTGGCCGGCCACAGCCCGGATGAGGCCATCGCCGCCGGTCTGTTCCTGGTGCCGGAGGACCGCAAGCAGTCGGGCCTGGTGCTCGACTTTACGATCATGGCCAACATCGCGCTGCCCGACCTGCCGTCGCTCGCCCGCGGCGGCCTGGTCCAGCGCCGGCTGGAGCGCGAGCGCGCCGACGCGCAGCGCAAGCGTCTGGCGATCAAGACGCCGGACGTGCTGCGGCTGGCCAACGAGCTGTCGGGCGGCAATCAGCAGAAGATCGTGCTGGCCAAGTGGCTGGCGATGGCGCCGAAGGCGATCATCTTCGACGAACCGACCCGCGGCATCGACGTCGGCGCCAAGACCGAGATTTATAGGCTGATGCGCGGCCTGGCCGACGCCGGCGTGGCCGTCCTGATGATCTCCAGCGACATGGAGGAGGTGATCGGGGTCAGCGACCGCATCGCGGTGATGCACAGCGGTGCGATTGCCGGCGAACTGGCGCGCGGCGACTTTTCCGAACACAACGTGCTGACGCTGGCCGTCGGCAACGGGCCGGCGCCGGGCGCGCGCGCGGCCGCGATGGCAGGTGGCTGA
- a CDS encoding sugar-binding protein, whose product MKKLHLIGATAAIALAAFAGSAAAQDKPSMAFVVNAASDFWKLAEAGVRAAQEELPDYDLQFRYPAQGTAALQNALMDDLVAAGVDAIMISSVDPKTSIDAFNRIAGQVPLFTTDSDAPDSDRIAYIGSSNTDAGRQAGEIAIEALPDGGTCMGFVGFLGADNAVERIAGFREAVAGHNIELVDVRGDDVDFARARSNVDDVLVANPEVNCMVGFYSYNPPKIYEALQAANRLGDITVIAFDEDPITLGAVREGSFAGTVVQQPYEWGYQGMKLMAAYLEGDKSGIPADGLIIVPTKIINQENVDAFQAELTARISGN is encoded by the coding sequence ATGAAGAAGCTGCATCTGATCGGCGCCACCGCGGCCATCGCGCTGGCCGCCTTCGCCGGGTCCGCCGCGGCCCAGGACAAGCCGAGCATGGCCTTCGTGGTCAACGCCGCGTCCGACTTCTGGAAGCTGGCCGAGGCCGGCGTGCGCGCCGCACAGGAGGAGCTGCCCGACTACGACCTGCAGTTCCGCTACCCGGCCCAGGGCACGGCCGCGCTGCAGAACGCGCTGATGGACGACCTGGTCGCCGCCGGCGTCGACGCCATCATGATCTCGTCGGTCGACCCGAAGACCTCGATCGACGCGTTCAACCGCATCGCCGGCCAGGTGCCGCTGTTCACCACCGACTCCGACGCGCCGGACAGCGACCGCATCGCCTATATCGGTTCGTCGAACACCGACGCCGGCCGCCAGGCGGGCGAGATCGCGATCGAGGCGCTGCCCGACGGCGGCACCTGCATGGGCTTCGTCGGCTTCCTTGGCGCCGACAACGCGGTCGAGCGCATCGCCGGCTTCCGCGAGGCGGTGGCAGGCCACAACATCGAGCTGGTCGACGTGCGCGGCGACGACGTGGACTTCGCCCGTGCCCGCTCCAACGTCGACGACGTGCTGGTCGCCAACCCCGAGGTGAACTGCATGGTCGGCTTCTATTCCTACAACCCGCCGAAGATCTACGAGGCGCTGCAGGCCGCCAACCGGCTGGGCGACATCACCGTGATCGCCTTCGACGAGGATCCGATCACGCTGGGTGCGGTGCGCGAGGGCTCGTTCGCCGGCACCGTCGTGCAGCAGCCCTATGAGTGGGGCTACCAGGGCATGAAGCTGATGGCCGCCTATCTCGAGGGCGACAAGTCGGGCATTCCCGCGGACGGGCTGATCATCGTCCCGACCAAGATCATCAACCAGGAGAACGTCGACGCGTTCCAGGCCGAGCTGACCGCTCGCATTTCCGGCAACTGA